A genomic region of Ornithorhynchus anatinus isolate Pmale09 chromosome 7, mOrnAna1.pri.v4, whole genome shotgun sequence contains the following coding sequences:
- the RPE gene encoding ribulose-phosphate 3-epimerase isoform X4, which yields MHMMVARPEQWVKPMAVAGANQYTFHLEATENPGALIKDIRENGMKVGLAIKPGTTVEYLAPWANQIDMALVMTVEPGFGGQKFMEDMMPKVHWLRTQFPSLDIEVDGGVGPDTIHKCAEVRIHCRGQHDCVRQCHHEERRPQICNQSPEKRVFRGRSETLPRSMNSSCLPLPRPLPSLPFRPSPWLQVAKWSAY from the exons ATGCACATGATGGTTGCCAGACCGGAGCAGTGGGTGAAGCCAATGGCGGTAGCAGGAGCTAATCAGTACACCTTCCACTTGGAGGCCACCGAGAACCCCGGCGCACTGATTAAAGACATTCGGGAGAACGGCATGAAG GTTGGCCTTGCTATTAAACCAGGGACCACGGTGGAGTATCTCGCCCCATGGGCCAATCAGATCGACATGGCTTTGGTCATGACAGTGGAACCTGGCTTTGGAGGACAGAAGTTCATGGAAGACATGATGCCAAAG GTTCACTGGCTGaggactcagtttccctctctggatATTGAGGTGGATGGCGGAGTTGGGCCTGACACAATCCATAAATGTGCAGAGGTGAGAATCCATT GCAGGGGCCAACATGATTGTGTCCGGCAGTGCCATCATGAGGAGCGAAGACCCCAGATCTGTAATCAATCTCCTGAGAAACGTGTGTTCAGAGGCCGCTCAGAAACGCTCCCTCGATCGAtgaactcctcctgccttcctcttccccgtcctcttccctccctacccTTCCGTCCTTCCCCGTGGCTGCAGGTAGCTAAATGGTCTGCCTATTAA